In Candidatus Fermentibacter sp., a single window of DNA contains:
- the fabF gene encoding beta-ketoacyl-ACP synthase II yields MKRRVVITGMGAMSPVGLNVAECWSNTVAGRSGIGPITLLDPAPYTTRIAGEVHGYEAEKFLDRKLAARSDRYTQFAIVAANEAFASAGLGGGAIDPNRLGVIIGTGIGGLGTLETEHSKALEKGVDRISPFFCPMMIGNMASGRVAIELNAKGINYATVTACATSGHAIAAAMDAIRLGRADAILAGGAEAPITMMGLGGFCSLKALSTRNDDPLTASRPFDRDRDGFVMSEGASVVVLEDYEFAKKRGAPILAEMLGAGMTCDAFHITAPAEGGEGSARAMILAMEDAGLAPSDVDYINAHGTSTELNDVGETMAIKAALGEDHARRVMISSTKSVTGHMLGAAGAIELIFCVLAMRDGVVPPTATLVNPDPACDLDYVPGEARQARVDHALSNSFGFGGHNVTLAVGRI; encoded by the coding sequence GTGAAGAGGCGGGTTGTCATCACCGGCATGGGAGCGATGAGCCCCGTCGGGCTCAATGTCGCGGAGTGCTGGTCGAACACGGTTGCCGGCAGAAGCGGCATAGGGCCCATCACACTGCTCGATCCGGCCCCCTACACCACCCGCATCGCGGGAGAGGTGCACGGATACGAAGCCGAGAAGTTCCTCGACCGCAAGCTGGCGGCGCGTTCCGACAGGTACACGCAGTTCGCCATCGTTGCGGCCAACGAGGCCTTCGCCTCCGCCGGGCTCGGCGGAGGGGCGATCGATCCGAACAGGCTGGGTGTGATCATCGGTACGGGCATCGGGGGTCTCGGAACCCTCGAAACCGAGCACAGCAAGGCCCTCGAGAAGGGCGTCGACCGGATCAGCCCCTTCTTCTGCCCGATGATGATAGGCAACATGGCCAGCGGGCGCGTCGCCATCGAGCTGAACGCGAAGGGCATCAACTATGCCACCGTGACTGCGTGCGCCACGAGCGGGCACGCCATAGCGGCCGCCATGGACGCCATCAGACTGGGCAGGGCCGACGCGATTCTGGCCGGAGGGGCCGAAGCCCCCATCACCATGATGGGGCTCGGGGGATTCTGCTCCCTGAAGGCGCTGTCCACGAGGAACGACGACCCCCTCACCGCCTCCAGGCCCTTCGACAGGGACCGCGACGGGTTCGTCATGTCCGAGGGCGCCTCGGTCGTCGTGCTCGAGGACTACGAGTTCGCCAAGAAGCGCGGCGCGCCGATCCTGGCCGAGATGCTGGGAGCGGGGATGACCTGCGACGCCTTCCACATCACGGCACCCGCCGAAGGCGGCGAGGGGTCGGCCAGGGCCATGATCCTGGCGATGGAGGACGCGGGCCTCGCTCCTTCTGACGTCGACTACATCAACGCACACGGTACGTCGACCGAGCTCAACGACGTCGGCGAGACGATGGCCATCAAGGCCGCCCTCGGGGAGGACCACGCCCGCAGGGTGATGATCTCCTCGACCAAGTCGGTCACCGGCCACATGCTGGGCGCCGCGGGCGCCATTGAGCTGATCTTCTGCGTCCTGGCCATGCGTGACGGGGTCGTGCCTCCGACGGCGACCCTCGTGAACCCCGATCCGGCCTGCGAC
- the acpP gene encoding acyl carrier protein yields MSLENRVTEIIVNKLGVRSEEVTPEASFQTDLGADSLDLVELMMDFEDSFKLKISDEDSSSLKSVGDVIKYLKAHGVEE; encoded by the coding sequence ATGTCCCTCGAGAATCGTGTCACGGAGATCATCGTAAACAAGCTGGGCGTCAGGTCCGAGGAGGTCACCCCCGAGGCCAGCTTCCAGACGGACCTCGGCGCCGACTCCCTCGACCTCGTCGAGCTGATGATGGATTTCGAGGACTCCTTCAAGCTCAAGATATCCGACGAGGACTCCTCGTCCCTCAAGAGCGTCGGCGACGTGATAAAGTACCTCAAGGCCCACGGGGTAGAGGAATAG
- the fabG gene encoding 3-oxoacyl-[acyl-carrier-protein] reductase, with amino-acid sequence MTDPRTAVVTGAARGIGLAVSRRLAADGWTVAACDMLDEQLAASAKEVGPLYRPFHMDVTDEADVNAACERIVAENPPVLGLVNNAGITRDSLLMRMDAEAWRKVLTVNLTGAFLVTKTLSKTMMRQKAGSIVNISSVVALVGSAGQANYAASKAGLIGFTKSLARELAPRNIRVNAIAPGFIETEMTLNLPEEVRRGYAERIPLGRMGRPEDVAELAAFLLGDASCYLNGTVIPVDGGLST; translated from the coding sequence TTGACGGATCCGAGGACGGCAGTGGTGACGGGGGCGGCCAGGGGCATAGGCCTGGCGGTCTCCCGCAGACTGGCAGCCGACGGTTGGACCGTGGCGGCATGCGACATGCTCGACGAGCAGCTCGCCGCATCGGCGAAGGAGGTCGGCCCCCTCTACAGGCCCTTCCACATGGACGTCACCGACGAAGCGGACGTTAACGCGGCGTGTGAACGCATCGTCGCCGAAAATCCGCCGGTGCTGGGCCTGGTTAACAACGCCGGCATCACGAGGGACAGCCTCCTGATGAGGATGGACGCCGAAGCCTGGCGGAAGGTCCTCACCGTCAACCTCACCGGGGCCTTCCTGGTGACGAAGACCCTCTCGAAGACGATGATGAGGCAGAAGGCCGGGTCCATCGTGAACATATCTTCCGTGGTCGCCCTCGTGGGCAGCGCGGGGCAGGCCAACTACGCGGCCAGCAAGGCCGGGCTCATAGGTTTCACGAAGTCCCTCGCGAGGGAGCTCGCACCCCGGAACATCCGCGTTAACGCGATCGCGCCGGGTTTCATTGAGACCGAAATGACCCTGAACCTCCCCGAGGAGGTTCGCAGGGGCTATGCCGAGAGGATCCCCCTGGGGAGGATGGGCAGGCCCGAGGATGTGGCCGAGCTGGCGGCGTTCCTGCTCGGCGACGCATCCTGCTATCTGAATGGAACAGTGATACCGGTGGACGGCGGATTGTCAACCTGA
- a CDS encoding beta-ketoacyl-ACP synthase III gives MKRQAFVVGTGHMVPEAILTNADLEKIVDTTDEWITTRTGIKTRHITDASTATSDLALEACRRAMEDAGWAPGDVQAIIMATVTPDHAFPATACLVANRLGLPRVPAWDFEAGCSGFVYGMIQARAFIEAGLFDRILVVGAECLTKITNWKDRASCVLFGDGAGAAAVSSQGPGGLLGGFHWGSDGAISDLLVQQAGGSRMPATRETVDAGLHCIAMNGSETFKHAVRAMRDSCMLALEMDGTPKESVDLLISHQANYRIIDATARALDLPPEKVFVNIDKYGNTSAASIPIALDEARRSGVVKPPMTVVLAAFGAGLTWAGMIVKWS, from the coding sequence GTGAAGAGGCAAGCTTTCGTCGTCGGAACCGGTCACATGGTTCCGGAGGCGATCCTGACGAACGCTGATCTGGAGAAGATCGTAGATACGACCGACGAGTGGATAACCACCAGGACAGGGATAAAGACCCGCCACATCACCGACGCCTCCACGGCGACATCCGATCTCGCATTGGAAGCGTGCAGAAGGGCGATGGAGGATGCCGGCTGGGCTCCCGGTGACGTCCAGGCGATCATCATGGCGACCGTCACGCCCGACCATGCCTTTCCGGCCACGGCCTGCCTGGTGGCGAACCGGCTCGGCCTTCCGCGCGTCCCGGCATGGGATTTCGAGGCCGGATGCAGCGGCTTCGTCTACGGGATGATACAGGCCCGGGCCTTCATAGAGGCCGGTCTCTTCGACAGGATTCTGGTCGTGGGTGCCGAATGCCTCACCAAGATCACGAACTGGAAGGACCGCGCGAGCTGTGTCCTGTTCGGCGACGGCGCAGGGGCCGCGGCCGTGTCCAGCCAGGGCCCCGGAGGGCTGCTGGGCGGATTCCACTGGGGCAGCGACGGCGCGATCAGCGACCTGCTGGTGCAGCAGGCCGGCGGCTCCAGGATGCCCGCGACCCGCGAGACTGTCGATGCGGGCCTCCACTGTATCGCGATGAACGGTTCCGAGACCTTCAAGCACGCCGTCAGGGCGATGAGGGACTCCTGCATGCTGGCACTGGAGATGGACGGCACGCCGAAGGAGTCCGTGGATCTCCTGATCTCCCATCAGGCCAACTACAGGATCATCGACGCCACTGCGAGGGCGCTCGACCTCCCTCCCGAGAAGGTCTTCGTGAACATAGACAAGTACGGGAACACTTCCGCCGCCTCGATCCCCATCGCCCTCGACGAGGCCAGGAGGAGCGGAGTGGTGAAGCCGCCCATGACCGTGGTCCTGGCGGCGTTCGGCGCCGGGCTGACATGGGCCGGCATGATCGTTAAGTGGAGCTGA
- the plsX gene encoding phosphate acyltransferase PlsX, producing the protein MRVAVDAMGGDRGPSAVVDGAVEFFRGGAPEVSRGVSLTVVGDTSVLEPLLARAGAGRYRIELAHASQVIGMDEHPAEALKAKPDSSVMVMAGLQKSGRVDAMAGPGNTGAMMAASLFALGRLEGVSRPAIAATFPTLGNPAVVLDVGANVGCKPEHLRQFALMGSAYSRGVFGIGRPRVALLNVGAERTKGSPVEQQTYDLLSDGPPGIEFIGNIEGDGILKGEADVVVCDGFVGNVILKFTESISHLIGGALYSEMISHWSSRAGFLLMRPAFSTLWKRLDSAEYGGAPLLGLNGVSIIAHGNSGPQAIKNAIAAACGFFRSGVNRMIGEGLGGMSALQGVSQ; encoded by the coding sequence GTGAGGGTGGCTGTCGACGCGATGGGGGGGGACAGGGGTCCCTCCGCAGTGGTCGACGGTGCAGTGGAGTTCTTCAGGGGAGGGGCCCCCGAAGTATCCCGGGGGGTGAGCCTCACCGTCGTGGGTGACACCTCCGTGCTCGAACCGCTCCTCGCGCGGGCCGGCGCCGGCAGATACCGGATAGAACTCGCCCACGCGAGCCAGGTCATAGGGATGGACGAGCATCCGGCCGAGGCTCTCAAGGCCAAGCCGGACAGCTCCGTCATGGTCATGGCCGGCCTCCAGAAGTCCGGGCGCGTCGATGCGATGGCCGGCCCCGGGAACACCGGCGCGATGATGGCGGCGAGCCTCTTCGCGCTGGGGAGGCTCGAGGGCGTATCGAGGCCCGCCATAGCGGCCACGTTCCCCACTCTCGGCAACCCGGCGGTCGTGCTCGACGTCGGGGCCAACGTCGGGTGCAAGCCCGAGCACCTGCGCCAGTTCGCGCTCATGGGCTCGGCCTACTCCCGCGGCGTCTTCGGCATCGGGCGCCCGAGGGTCGCGCTGCTCAACGTGGGCGCCGAGAGGACGAAGGGTTCCCCGGTCGAACAGCAGACCTACGACCTGCTCTCTGACGGCCCCCCCGGCATCGAATTCATCGGGAACATCGAGGGGGACGGCATCCTGAAGGGCGAGGCCGACGTGGTCGTCTGCGACGGTTTCGTGGGGAACGTCATCCTCAAGTTCACCGAATCCATCTCGCACCTCATAGGCGGGGCCCTCTACAGCGAGATGATCAGCCACTGGTCCAGCCGCGCCGGTTTCCTCCTCATGCGGCCCGCGTTCAGCACCCTGTGGAAGCGGCTCGATTCCGCCGAATACGGCGGGGCGCCCCTGCTCGGGCTGAACGGCGTCTCCATCATCGCGCACGGGAACTCGGGTCCCCAGGCGATCAAGAATGCCATAGCCGCCGCATGCGGCTTCTTCAGGAGCGGCGTGAACCGCATGATCGGAGAGGGGTTGGGAGGCATGTCGGCACTTCAGGGGGTGAGCCAGTGA
- the rpmF gene encoding 50S ribosomal protein L32 codes for MPVPKRRTSTTRRDKRRTHWKLEAGSTSSCPKCGEPRLPHRICRHCGFYDGRQVTEARTE; via the coding sequence ATGCCAGTTCCAAAGCGGAGAACTTCGACGACTCGCCGTGACAAGCGGCGCACCCACTGGAAGCTCGAGGCCGGATCGACCAGTTCCTGCCCGAAGTGCGGGGAGCCCAGGCTGCCGCACAGGATCTGCAGGCACTGCGGGTTCTACGACGGCCGCCAGGTCACCGAGGCCCGGACCGAATAG
- a CDS encoding DUF177 domain-containing protein: MQFDPRDLVLDLASLRNGSNSGSFEIDMPGIAWGIEDAQPASPSGTLDLDVNYSEKSVIVRGRLSACFATSCARCLGRAVFEVTEDVFAAFSRDGGNTADGSMARLPRDGRSLRLLDAVKEAVILSVPGKPLCREDCRGLCPVCGENLNEGRCGHEGAAGAGCVR; encoded by the coding sequence ATGCAGTTCGATCCCCGCGACCTCGTCCTCGATCTCGCGAGCCTCCGCAACGGTAGCAATTCCGGATCGTTCGAGATCGACATGCCGGGCATCGCCTGGGGGATCGAGGACGCGCAACCTGCATCGCCTTCAGGAACACTGGACCTGGATGTGAACTATTCGGAGAAGTCGGTGATCGTCCGCGGGAGGCTTTCGGCCTGCTTCGCCACCAGCTGTGCCCGCTGCCTCGGCAGGGCGGTGTTCGAGGTCACCGAGGACGTGTTCGCCGCCTTCTCGCGCGACGGCGGGAACACTGCCGACGGCTCGATGGCGAGGCTCCCGAGGGACGGCAGGAGCCTGCGGCTACTTGACGCAGTGAAGGAAGCGGTAATACTTTCGGTCCCCGGAAAGCCGCTCTGCCGCGAGGACTGTCGCGGACTCTGCCCGGTGTGCGGGGAAAATCTGAACGAAGGCCGGTGCGGGCACGAAGGTGCCGCGGGCGCCGGATGTGTTCGTTGA
- a CDS encoding S41 family peptidase yields MLKPVPGWLAASAGALLLAFTAVRSERPAGAEPASARMSAAELFMDVYGMTRSAYVDSVESADLIEAAIEGMLYSLDPNSMLLTPDQYDDLRVQLEGSFEGVGITIGQRDGWLTVISPLEGTPAYRSGVRSGDRIVMIDSTSTEGLLNDEAVSLIRGPRGTTVTLSIQRPGVSDILVIPIVRDVIDYPSVSAYFMVAPGTGYVRLSRFSETSADEVLDAVDSLAGEGASRMILDLRGNSGGLFVPAIDVSDIFLPSGALVVTTRGQAVGEQDYYARRAVLYDGELAVLVDGGSASSAEIVAGALQDNDRAVIIGARTFGKGSVQSLSDLGEYPGLGHYAIKLTTARYYTPDGRCIDRTLRDDFLEPGAEEDWGIVPDVTIESELTDSIDAELVLSLEEEALFFSFASEYVLENDVSEDFWPDEALLDSFRVYLGEEGFEYDPAGWEPSRPYIERALLREIALRAWDMDAYYRVMAPHDDAIQGALEWFDAPEGE; encoded by the coding sequence ATGCTCAAACCGGTACCGGGCTGGCTGGCCGCATCGGCCGGGGCTCTCCTGCTTGCCTTCACCGCGGTACGCTCCGAGCGTCCGGCCGGCGCCGAACCCGCATCCGCCCGGATGTCCGCGGCGGAGCTCTTCATGGACGTCTACGGCATGACCCGGTCCGCCTACGTCGATTCCGTCGAATCCGCCGACCTGATAGAGGCGGCCATCGAGGGGATGCTGTACTCCCTCGACCCGAACAGCATGCTCCTGACCCCCGACCAGTACGACGACCTCCGGGTCCAGCTCGAGGGCTCCTTCGAGGGCGTCGGGATCACGATAGGGCAGCGCGACGGCTGGCTGACGGTGATCTCCCCGCTCGAGGGCACCCCGGCATACAGGAGCGGCGTCAGGTCCGGCGACCGCATAGTGATGATCGACAGCACGAGCACCGAGGGGCTCCTCAACGACGAGGCCGTGTCCCTCATCCGGGGCCCGCGCGGGACCACGGTGACCCTGTCCATCCAGCGCCCCGGCGTCTCCGACATCCTGGTCATCCCCATAGTCAGGGACGTGATCGACTATCCGTCTGTATCGGCATACTTCATGGTCGCGCCCGGCACGGGCTATGTCCGACTCTCCCGGTTCTCGGAAACCTCCGCCGACGAGGTCCTCGATGCCGTCGACTCCCTGGCCGGCGAGGGCGCCTCGCGCATGATACTCGACCTCCGTGGAAACTCGGGCGGGCTCTTCGTTCCCGCGATCGACGTCTCCGACATCTTCCTGCCGTCCGGAGCCCTCGTGGTGACGACCCGGGGGCAGGCGGTGGGCGAGCAGGACTACTACGCCAGGCGGGCGGTGCTGTACGACGGTGAACTGGCCGTCCTTGTCGACGGAGGCAGCGCCAGCTCGGCCGAGATAGTGGCCGGAGCCCTCCAGGACAACGACAGGGCAGTGATCATCGGCGCGAGGACGTTCGGGAAGGGCTCGGTCCAGTCGCTCTCCGACCTGGGCGAATACCCCGGGCTCGGCCACTACGCCATCAAGCTCACCACTGCCAGGTACTACACCCCCGACGGGCGCTGCATCGACCGGACCCTCCGCGACGACTTCCTGGAGCCCGGAGCCGAGGAGGACTGGGGCATTGTCCCCGACGTCACCATCGAATCGGAGCTCACGGACAGCATCGACGCCGAACTGGTGCTGAGCCTCGAGGAGGAGGCGCTCTTCTTCAGCTTCGCCTCCGAATACGTTCTCGAGAACGACGTCAGCGAGGATTTCTGGCCCGACGAAGCTCTGCTCGACTCATTCCGGGTGTACCTCGGCGAGGAGGGATTCGAATACGACCCAGCCGGATGGGAGCCCAGCAGGCCCTACATCGAGAGGGCGCTCCTGAGGGAGATCGCTCTCAGGGCCTGGGACATGGACGCCTACTACCGCGTGATGGCCCCTCACGACGACGCCATCCAGGGTGCGCTCGAGTGGTTCGATGCCCCGGAGGGCGAGTGA
- the tmk gene encoding dTMP kinase, producing the protein MTQASDGVGARGSFITFEGVEGAGKTTRSLALADALAGMGLGVAHTREPGGPPLAEGIRRLLLDPSLEVPPAAELMLYLASRAANVECVVRPALAEGRIVVCERYCDATLAYQVAGRGLDRRFVTEACGFATGGLAPDLTILLDLDPEAGMARLCSRAGGPDRIELEDLDFHRRVRDGYLAMAGGNPRFRVFDASLPGDRLDGMILDMVTESLGLRNGNRAHGLPGEV; encoded by the coding sequence GTGACACAGGCCTCGGACGGCGTAGGGGCCAGGGGCTCCTTCATCACGTTCGAGGGCGTCGAGGGCGCGGGCAAGACCACCAGGTCGCTCGCGCTCGCCGACGCGCTTGCCGGGATGGGGCTCGGGGTCGCGCACACCCGCGAGCCCGGCGGCCCTCCCCTCGCCGAGGGGATTAGGCGACTGCTGCTCGATCCCTCCCTCGAAGTGCCGCCTGCGGCGGAGCTGATGCTCTATCTCGCTTCGAGGGCGGCCAACGTGGAGTGCGTGGTCCGGCCCGCGCTCGCGGAAGGCAGGATCGTCGTCTGCGAGCGCTACTGCGACGCGACGCTGGCCTACCAGGTCGCGGGGCGTGGGCTCGATCGGCGGTTCGTCACTGAAGCCTGCGGATTCGCGACAGGAGGGCTCGCGCCCGACCTGACGATACTCCTCGACCTCGATCCGGAGGCGGGGATGGCGAGGCTCTGCTCGCGCGCCGGAGGCCCAGACAGGATAGAACTCGAGGATCTCGACTTCCACCGCCGTGTCAGGGACGGATACCTGGCCATGGCCGGCGGGAACCCGCGGTTCAGGGTGTTCGACGCATCCCTGCCGGGGGACAGGCTGGACGGGATGATCCTCGACATGGTGACGGAGTCTCTCGGTCTGCGGAACGGGAACCGTGCACACGGCCTCCCGGGAGAGGTGTAG
- a CDS encoding inositol-3-phosphate synthase, with translation MGARKVRVAIIGVGNCASSLVQGVEFYRNAKDDQKVPGLMHVNLGGYHVSDVEFSAAIDINVTKVGKDLSEAIFADPNCTYKFCDVPNLGIRVERGMTHDGLGKYLSPVIKKAPGPTADIVSILKDTKTDVVVNYLPVGSEEATKWYVEQVLEAGCAFVNAIPVFIAREPYWQKRFRDRNLPVMGDDIKSQVGATILHRILTRLFEDRGVRLDRTYQLNVGGNTDFLNMLERERLESKKISKTNAVTSQIPGGLAPRNVHIGPSDYIEWLDDRKWCYIRMEGTTFGDVPLNLECKLEVWDSPNSAGVIIDAVRCAKLALDNGLSGAIEAPSSYFFKSPPIQYYDDKCREMTEEYIRTHGAKREGV, from the coding sequence ATGGGTGCCAGGAAGGTAAGGGTTGCGATCATCGGCGTCGGCAACTGCGCGAGCAGCCTCGTCCAGGGCGTGGAGTTCTACAGGAACGCGAAGGACGACCAGAAGGTGCCGGGCCTCATGCATGTGAACCTCGGCGGGTACCATGTCAGCGACGTCGAATTCTCCGCCGCCATCGACATAAATGTCACCAAGGTCGGGAAGGATCTCAGCGAGGCCATCTTCGCCGATCCCAACTGCACGTACAAGTTCTGCGACGTGCCGAACCTCGGCATCCGGGTCGAGAGGGGCATGACCCACGACGGCCTCGGCAAGTATCTCTCGCCCGTGATCAAGAAGGCCCCCGGACCCACGGCCGACATCGTCAGCATCCTGAAGGACACGAAGACCGACGTGGTAGTGAACTACCTCCCGGTCGGCAGCGAAGAGGCCACGAAGTGGTACGTCGAGCAGGTGCTCGAGGCCGGATGCGCCTTCGTCAACGCCATCCCCGTGTTCATCGCCCGCGAGCCCTACTGGCAGAAGAGGTTCCGTGACAGGAACCTGCCCGTGATGGGCGACGACATCAAGAGCCAGGTGGGAGCCACCATCCTCCACAGGATCCTCACCAGGCTGTTCGAAGACCGCGGCGTGCGGCTCGACAGGACCTACCAGCTCAACGTCGGCGGGAACACCGACTTCCTCAACATGCTCGAGCGCGAGAGGCTCGAATCCAAGAAGATATCCAAGACCAACGCGGTCACCTCCCAGATACCCGGAGGCCTTGCGCCGCGCAACGTCCACATCGGTCCGAGCGATTACATAGAGTGGCTCGACGACAGGAAGTGGTGCTACATCCGCATGGAAGGCACCACGTTCGGCGATGTCCCCCTCAACCTCGAATGCAAGCTCGAGGTCTGGGACAGCCCCAACTCCGCCGGAGTCATCATCGATGCGGTGAGATGCGCCAAGCTGGCTCTCGACAACGGGCTCAGCGGGGCCATCGAGGCTCCCTCCTCCTACTTCTTCAAGTCTCCCCCGATCCAGTACTACGACGACAAGTGCAGGGAGATGACGGAGGAGTACATCCGCACGCACGGAGCCAAGCGGGAAGGCGTGTGA
- a CDS encoding CDP-alcohol phosphatidyltransferase family protein, which produces MTQERMRLAGRRLLDPLVGLLARAGVDPSAITLAGLAVTAFAAFLAWKGHYLASAAVLGGGSLLDAVDGGVARMRNMVSRAGAVLDSSCDRVGEFLMYTALLAGAARTECPEVLYLAPAALAGSFMVSYTRARSEGVGIPCKVGLFTRTERLVLLVLALAVAPAAGNARPLVWMLALVAVGTWLTAVQRLAKVFSEDRPSLGDRT; this is translated from the coding sequence TTGACCCAGGAACGGATGAGGCTCGCAGGCAGACGTCTGCTCGATCCACTCGTAGGTCTGCTGGCCCGCGCCGGGGTCGATCCGTCCGCCATCACCCTGGCGGGTCTGGCGGTGACCGCCTTCGCAGCCTTCCTGGCCTGGAAGGGTCATTACCTCGCCTCGGCCGCGGTGCTTGGCGGGGGCAGCCTTCTCGATGCAGTCGACGGTGGCGTTGCCAGGATGCGGAACATGGTGAGCCGGGCCGGGGCCGTGCTGGACTCCAGCTGCGACCGGGTCGGCGAATTCCTGATGTATACCGCGCTGCTCGCCGGGGCTGCACGGACCGAGTGCCCCGAGGTGCTCTACCTGGCTCCCGCGGCCCTGGCCGGTTCGTTCATGGTGAGCTATACACGTGCGCGTTCAGAGGGTGTGGGGATACCCTGCAAGGTCGGGCTCTTCACCAGGACCGAGAGACTGGTCCTGCTCGTGCTCGCCCTGGCCGTAGCCCCCGCAGCCGGGAATGCTCGTCCTCTGGTCTGGATGCTGGCGCTGGTGGCGGTGGGCACGTGGCTGACCGCCGTCCAGAGGCTGGCAAAGGTCTTCTCGGAGGACAGGCCGTCGCTTGGGGACAGGACCTGA
- the rsmI gene encoding 16S rRNA (cytidine(1402)-2'-O)-methyltransferase: protein MAAADPGSPGPAAPGSLVLVATPIGNMSDMSPRATAALAKADLVLAEDTRRSGRLVEGRGRLLSYNDFNAVDRLPLIAARLEAGDRIALVTDAGMPGISDPCFRAVRLAVELGARVEVVPGPSAALTALVASALPVDRFLFEGFLPRKPGPRKARLLEISTLPHTLIAFVGPHHVSKVLADILEVMGDRQACMAREMTKLHEEYARGSVSELLRITSAKPPKGEVTLVVAGSRPRPVSD from the coding sequence GTGGCGGCGGCTGACCCCGGATCACCCGGCCCGGCCGCGCCGGGTTCACTCGTCCTGGTCGCGACCCCGATAGGCAACATGTCCGACATGTCCCCGCGCGCGACCGCCGCCCTGGCGAAGGCCGACCTCGTCCTGGCCGAGGACACGAGGCGTTCGGGGAGGCTCGTCGAAGGCAGGGGCCGCCTCCTGAGCTACAACGACTTCAACGCCGTCGACAGGCTGCCTCTCATCGCCGCGAGGCTCGAGGCCGGCGACAGGATCGCCCTGGTCACCGACGCCGGCATGCCGGGCATCTCCGATCCCTGCTTCAGGGCCGTGAGGCTCGCGGTGGAGCTGGGGGCGAGGGTGGAGGTCGTTCCCGGGCCTTCCGCCGCCCTCACAGCGCTGGTAGCCTCTGCTCTGCCCGTCGATCGCTTCCTCTTCGAGGGATTCCTCCCCCGCAAGCCCGGCCCGAGGAAGGCACGGCTGCTCGAGATCTCGACCCTCCCGCACACCCTGATAGCCTTCGTGGGGCCCCACCACGTCTCGAAGGTACTGGCCGACATCCTCGAGGTGATGGGGGACAGGCAGGCCTGCATGGCGCGCGAGATGACCAAGCTTCACGAGGAGTACGCAAGGGGCAGCGTATCCGAACTCCTGCGCATCACATCGGCGAAGCCCCCGAAGGGCGAGGTCACCCTCGTGGTGGCCGGATCGAGGCCTCGGCCAGTGTCTGATTGA
- a CDS encoding DUF3006 domain-containing protein: MAFHMTLDRIEEGLAVLLDDSGRRLLVPTSEIPSECREGTVLLVCFEHDPVETEARRARIRATRQRLENRGGG, translated from the coding sequence ATGGCCTTCCACATGACCCTCGACCGGATCGAGGAGGGCCTCGCGGTGCTTCTGGACGACTCCGGCCGGCGCCTGCTAGTGCCAACGTCGGAGATCCCTTCGGAATGCCGCGAGGGCACGGTCCTCCTCGTCTGCTTCGAACACGACCCGGTCGAGACCGAGGCCAGGCGCGCGCGCATCCGCGCCACCAGACAGAGGCTCGAGAACCGTGGCGGCGGCTGA